A segment of the Daphnia pulex isolate KAP4 chromosome 10, ASM2113471v1 genome:
GTTGCCAATTGGTGATATATAATACGttgaattatttctatttacCAAACACGTCTCGttatacattaaaaaaaatttaatttaataaaatgtaCGGTGTACAttgtttataaattttacacgtcattttaattattttttaaagacttcTCACTTCTCAGTCACCAGAGGGCGCGACCAATGCTTTCGCTAGCGTTGGCATAGCTTAGTTGTTCTTGATGGGAAGGGAAGGCTAAAGATGgcgggtaaaaaaaaatgctctcGTTGAATCCTTATTttcgaaaattgaaaatctttctttctgtATCCATTCCTCAGATTTATTTATGAAGCATCGATGTGGCTACTGTCAGGACGACATCCTTGGCATTCGAATCCGATGTAACGTTTGTGTCGATTACGAACTTTGTTTACAGGTGTGGTATAAAATCTTCGTTGAATGAATCCCTCCCCTtccttctttgttgtttgttatgaCGCCCACCGGAGTGGTATTGCCGGTTGGTCGGCGGcgaatttgaattattttaataacacAGTTTTGCAATGTTTCTTTCTAGTGTTTCTCTCTTGGCTGTGAAATTGGACCACATAAAAGTAGTCATGGATATAGATTAATAGTGAGTATTTAAGTTTTTCTATCAAACTCTCAAtaaatactttatttttaatttctaggATCCTGgtacttttagtatttttcctGACCAACAAAGGGAGGATGAAGGTGGCTGGATTGCAAGGGAAGACTATCAGTTACTTGATGCAATAGAACAGTTTGGTTATGGAAATTGGGAAGATGTTGCGAAACATGTAGAAACACGGGATTCAGAAAGTAATTGTTGATTTTTATCAGGATTTTATCATCAGTTACTCTccaattatgttttttttacagaatgcAAAGAACAGTACTGTGATAGATTTGTCACAGGAACAATAGGTAAACTAACATGGCAAGGGCTTCCAAATGGACTTCTCGCAAGTGGAGAGTCTCGCTTGGCAGCAATTGATCACACTTGTCCAGATAATGCACCTCTATCTCCATCCATCACATCACGACTACCACCTTTAGCTATTCAACCTGAAGAAACATTAGAACTTGGATACATGCCTCAAAGAGATGATTTTGAAAGGGTGGGTCTTAATTTGTCATGAAACAAATTGTCTTAAAAActtcaacattatttttattttttgtaggaACATGACAATGAAGCTGAGGCAATTGTTTCTCATCTTGCCATTAATCATGACGACGAGGATATTGATTTGGCTCTAAAACTGGCTCAAGTCGATATGTATACTCGCCGCCTGAGGGAAAGAGCCCGAAGGAAGCGGGTTGCTCGGGATTTTCAACTGGTATCCCAATTTTTTAACGCTAtcaagaaagagaaggaaaaacctACGACTGccgcaaaaaaaagggagtccCAAAAGGAAAAGTAATTCATGTTTCAATTAGTTAACTATAGATTCATTACAAacagttacatttttttccttgtacAGAGAAACGCAAGAAAAATTTCGTTCGTTTTCCCAATTCCACACGGCACCTGAGCATGAGCAATTCTTACGCAATCTAACTAAAGAGAGAGCTTTGCGATTGCGGATTCGAGAACTAATCAAATACCGTAGGAATGGATTAACTCGACATGAGGAATGTACTGAATATGAACGACTGCGA
Coding sequences within it:
- the LOC124206034 gene encoding transcriptional adapter 2-beta-like, coding for MADLFMKHRCGYCQDDILGIRIRCNVCVDYELCLQCFSLGCEIGPHKSSHGYRLIDPGTFSIFPDQQREDEGGWIAREDYQLLDAIEQFGYGNWEDVAKHVETRDSEKCKEQYCDRFVTGTIGKLTWQGLPNGLLASGESRLAAIDHTCPDNAPLSPSITSRLPPLAIQPEETLELGYMPQRDDFEREHDNEAEAIVSHLAINHDDEDIDLALKLAQVDMYTRRLRERARRKRVARDFQLVSQFFNAIKKEKEKPTTAAKKRESQKEKETQEKFRSFSQFHTAPEHEQFLRNLTKERALRLRIRELIKYRRNGLTRHEECTEYERLRYFRERKKEARLERQRRKSGSSGPGPIVQNPGTLHKSDNAREEVLLSSFRDAKVTSFGSNNNSSVLSVSSSLPRLGPVLSANTRLSQSEWQEAVANFLAKSDDLTLCPGSELLSPAEKQICQNLRLRPLYYTSLKANLILSGTDKTPLLPGLAADEQSMIVNYFTKAGFLSVE